The following coding sequences lie in one Rhinolophus ferrumequinum isolate MPI-CBG mRhiFer1 chromosome 16, mRhiFer1_v1.p, whole genome shotgun sequence genomic window:
- the HELLS gene encoding lymphoid-specific helicase, producing MPAQQPESSDGSLEPDRVEQPETAVITPAMLEEEEQLEAAGLERERKMLEKARMSWDRESGEIRYRRLQHLLEKSNIYSKFLLTKMEQQQLEEQKKKEKLERKKESLKVTKGKNSIDASEENPVMRKKRGREDESYNISEVMSKEEILSVAKKNKKENEDESTSSNLCVENLEKNKDSNSMIKDRLSQTVRQNTKFFFDPVRKYNGQPVPFQQPKHFTGGVMRWYQIEGMEWLRMLWENGINGILADEMGLGKTVQCIATIALMIQRGVPGPFLVCGPLSTLPNWMTEFQRFTPEIPTMLYHGTQEERRKLVKNIHKRKGTLQIHPVVVTSFEIAMRDRNALQHCFWKYLIVDEGHRIKNMKCRLIRELKRFNADNKLLLTGTPLQNNLSELWSLLNFLLPDVFDDLKSFESWFDITNLSETAEDIIAKEREQNVLHMLHQILTPFLLRRLKSDVALEVPPKREVVVYAPLSKKQETFYTAIVNRTIANMFGSSEKERVQLSSTGRPKRRTRKLINYSEVGDFPNELEKLISQIQPELDRERAVVEVNVPIESEVNLKLQNIMMLLRKCCNHPYLIEYPIDPVTQEFKVDEELVTNSGKFLILDRMLPELKTRGHKVLLFSQMTRMLDILMDYCHFRNFNFSRLDGSMSYSEREKNMHNFNTNPDVFIFLVSTRAGGLGINLTAADTVIIYDSDWNPQSDLQAQDRCHRIGQTKPVVVYRLVTANTIDQKIVERAAAKRKLEKLIIHKNHFKGGKSGLNPSKNFLDPKELMELLKSRDYEREVKGSREKVISDEDLELLLDRSDLIDQMNASGPIKEKMGIFKILENSEESSPECLF from the exons ATGCCAGCCCAGCAGCCGGAGAGCAGCGACG GGTCCCTAGAACCTGATAGGGTTGAACAGCCGGAGACTGCCGTGATTACCCCAGCCATGCTAGAAGAGGAAGAACAGCTTGAGGCTGCAGGACTTGAGAGAGAGCGGAAGATGCTAGAAAAG GCTCGCATGTCTTGGGATAGAGAGTCCGGGGAAATTCGGTACCGTAGACTTCAACATTTGCTTGAAAAAAGCAATATCTACTCCAAATTTTTATTGACTAAAATGGAACAGCAACAATTAGAG gaacagaagaagaaggagaaattagagagaaaaaaggaatctTTAAAAGTTACTAAG GGTAAAAATTCCATTGATGCAAGTGAGGAGAATCCAG ttatgagaaagaaaagaggaagagaagatgaaTCCTACAATATTTCAGAGGTCATGTcaaaagag GAAATTTTGTCTGtggctaaaaaaaataaaaaggagaatgaG gatGAAAGCACCTCTTCTAATCTCTGTGTAGAAAatcttgagaaaaacaaagactCGAATAGTATGATTAAAGATAGGTTGTCGCAAACAGTTAGGCAGAATACTaaattcttctttgacccagttcgGAAATACAATGGACAGCCAGTACCCTTTCAACAACCAAAACATTTTACAGGAGGAGTGATGCGATGGTACCAAATAGAAGGCATGGAATGGCTTAGG ATGCTTTGGGAAAATGGAATTAATGGCATTTTAGCAGATGAAATGGGATTGGGAAAGACAGTTCAGTGCATTGCTACAATTGCACTGATGATTCAGAGAGGAGTACCTGGACCTTTTCTTGTCTGTGGGCCTTTGTCTACACTTCCTAACTGGATGACTGAATTCCAAAGATTTACACCAGAA aTTCCTACTATGCTATATCATGGGACCCAGGAGGAACGTCGAAAATTGGTAAAGAATATTCACAAACGGAAAGGGACACTGCAGATTCATCCTGTGGTAGTCACTTCATTTGAAATAGCCATGAGAGACCGAAATGCATTACAG CAttgcttttggaaatatttaatagTAGATGAAGGACACAGAATTAAGAACATGAAGTGCCGTCTAATCAGGGAGTTAAAACGATTCAATGCAGATAACAAACTTCTTTTGACTGGGACTCCCTTGCAAAACAATTTATCAGAACTTTGGTCATTGCTAAACTTTTTGTTGCCAGATGTATTTGATGACTTGAAAAG CTTTGAATCTTGGTTTGATATCACCAATCTTTCTGAAACTGCTGAAGATATTATTgctaaagaaagagaacagaatgtATTGCACATGCTGCACCAG ATTCTAACACCTTTCTTACTGAGAAGACTAAAATCTGATGTTGCTCTTGAAGTTCCTCCTAAACGAGAAGTAGTCGTTTATGCACCGCTTTCAAAGAAACAAGAGACCTTTTATACAGCCATTGTGAACCGTACAATTGCAAACATGTTTGGATCCAGTGAG AAAGAAAGAGTTCAGCTAAGTTCCACTGGGAGACCAAAACGGCGAACGAGAAAGTTAATAAATTACAGCGAAGTGGGTGATTTCCCTAATGAATTGGAAAAATTGATCAGTCAGATTCAGCCAGAGTTAGATCGAGAAAG AGCTGTTGTAGAAGTGAATGTTCCTATAGAATCTGAAGTTAATCTGAAGCTGCAGAATATAATGATGCTACTTCGTAAATGCTGTAATCATCCATATTTGATTGAGTACCCTATAGACCCAGTCACACAAGAGTTTAAG GTTGATGAAGAATTGGTAACAAATTCTGggaaattcttaattttggaTCGAATGCTGCCAGAACTGAAAACCAGAGGTCACAAG gtgCTGCTCTTTTCACAAATGACAAGAATGTTGGACATTTTGATGGACTACTGCCATTTTAGAAATTTCAACTTTAGCAGGCTTGATGGATCCATGTCttattcagagagagagaaaaat ATGCACAACTTCAACACAAATCCAGATGTGTTTATCTTCTTAGTGAGTACACGAGCTGGTGGCCTGGGCATTAATTTGACTGCAGCAGATACAGTTATCATTTATGATAGTGATTGG AACCCCCAGTCTGATCTTCAGGCCCAGGATAGATGTCACAGAATTGGTCAGACAAAGCCAGTTGTTGTATATCGTCTGGTTACAGCAAACACTATTGATCAGAAAATTGTGGAAAGAGCAGCTgctaaaagaaaactggaaaagttGATCATCCACAAAA ATCATTTCAAAGGTGGTAAATCTGGACTTAATCCATCTAAGAACTTCTTAGACCCTAAGGAATTAATGGAATTATTAAAATCTAGAGATTATGAAag GGAAGTAAAAGGATCTAGAGAAAAGGTCATTAGTGATGAAGATCTAGAGTTGTTGTTAGATCGAAGTGATCTCATTG